Sequence from the Nevskiales bacterium genome:
GACTGAGCAGCGGGAACAGCCCGAAGATGAGCAGCAGTGCCGCATAGTAGGCAGGAAATATCCGCAACGCCCGGCGCAGAAAGAAATTCAGGAAATAGCCGGGGCCCGGTGCGGCCGCGAGCAGGATGCGGGTGATCAGATAGCCGGACAGCACCAGGAAGATATCGAGCCCGGTCCAGGTCCAGTCGAACAGGCTGGGCGCCCGCACATGACCCAGGCCAAGGTGAAACACGCAATGGAAGAACAGCACCATCAGCAGCGCGAGGCCGCGGAGTGCGTCCAGTTCTGCGATCCGGTTGGCTGCCATCATGGCGATCCCTGCATCCGGTATGCGCTCCCGGATTCGCCCTGCCGCGATGGCTCGTCGGTGTGCTTGCCGTCGGGCCCACCCCAGACCCGGGTTCGGCGGGAGCCTCGTCCCGCAGACGGCTGTGTTATTTTTTGGGAATATAGTCCCAAATTATCTGGGAAGCAACCACCCCGCGAGCACAAAAAAAGGCGGCCCGAGGCCGCCTTTTACAATCGGTATCCGACTTCAGCGCCGGCGCGCGCGCCGCGGTCTGGCCTTGCCTTTCGCCGCGCCGCGCTTGGCCAGTGACATCAGGCGCTGCGTCAGTGCATCCAGCTGCTTGCGTGCGTTCCGCCGGCTGGCGTCCAGCTGGCGGACACGCGCGTCGAGCTCGGCGCGCGCGGTCCGGGTCATGGACACGCCCGCCTTGCCGAGCGCTTTCATCAGCGCACGATTGGCGTCGACGACTTCGCGCATCGCGCCCTCGGCGCGCTTCAGCGACTGGCGCACGCGTTGCCAGGCGGCGCGTACCGCCCGGGCCTGGTCGTTGCCCGCTTTCTTGTTGGCCATGTCTTCTCCTTTACGGTTGAGCCGTGACAGGTTCCAGACGCCCCCTTGGGCTGAACCCCAGCTTGAGCGCAGGCCCGGCGGCTTGCAAGTCAGCGGGCTGGAGGCGCGTCCCGCGCCAGTGTCTGCGCGCCCACCACGATCATGCGCACCATCTCGATGGTCTGTTCGGTGATCTCGCGGCGCCGCTCGCGCGGCTGGTCCATCGCGGTCGCGCCCATGGCGAACACCAATCGCGTGATCGCCTTGGCGACCAGTGCGGGCTGATAGGCCATCGGCCACTCGACCTGCGAGAGGCGGATCAGATCGTCGCGCAATTCGTCCTCGAAATAGCGGAGCTCGCGATCGACAGCCTGGCGGAAGGCATCGGAACCGACGCTGCCCTCGCGCAACAGAATGTGCAGCAGCTGTTCTTCGGCTTCCAGCTGCTCCATGAACGCCTCGACCGACGGCCGGATCACCTCGCCACCCGCTGAGACGCGCAGCCGGGCCTCGCGGATGATCTGGCGCAGCTGACCGCCGGCCAGGTCGATCAGCGCCACGGCGAGTTCGTCCATGTCCCGGAAGTGCCGGTAGAAGCTGTTGGGCGCGATACCCGCCTCACGCGCTACCTCGCGCAGGCTCAGGGTCGAGACGCTGCGATTCGGCCCCAGCAGCTTGAGCGCCGCGGCGATCACCTGTTCGCGTTCAATCCCGCCTTTGCGCAACATCGGTTTCATCCGTCATTCCCGGCAGTGGCCCAGTGGCCGTACCTGGTCATTATACACATGTATAGACAACTGTATATATGTGTGTATAATAGGCCCCACTGTTCCAAAGGGGGTTCTCGTCATCATGTCGACTGCAGCCAGTGCCAACCCTGCGCTTGTCGTAGACGACAGCGTACGGCCGACGGTCATTCCTTTCGTGCTCTTCCACCTCGCCGTGCTGGGCGTTTTCTGGAGCGGCTTCACCACCGGCGCGGTGATCACCTGCATCGCGCTCTATGTGGTGCGGGTATTCGGCATCACGGCCGGTTACCATCGCCTGCTCTCGCACCGCGCCTACAAGGCCGGTCGGGTCACCCAGTTCCTGATCGTGCTGTGCGGCGCCATGGCCATGCAGCGCGGACCGCTGTGGTGGGCGGCCAAGCACCGCGAGCACCATCGCGATTCCGACACCCCGGCCGACGCGCACTCGCCGCGCCACTACGGCTTCTGGGGCGCCCACGTGGGTTGGATCTTCCGCAAGCGCGCGGATGCCGACATGAGCCTGATCCAGGACTTCGCCAAGTATCCCGAACTGCGCTGGCTACAGAAACACGAGTATGCGCCTGGCATGTTGCTCGGCATCGCCTGCTTCCTGATCGGCGGTGCTCCGGGGCTGTTCGTCGGCTTCGTGCTGAGCACGATGCTGGTCTATCACGCCACCTTCATGATCAACTCGCTGGCGCACGTGTTCGGCAAGCAGCGCTACCTGACCGGCGACGACTCGCGCAACAACTGGCTGCTGGCGATCATCGCCATGGGCGAAGGCTGGCACAACAACCACCACTATTACCCGGCCTCGGCCCGCAATGGCTTCTTCTGGTACGAGTACGATGCGACCTGGTACGTGCTCAAGCTGCTGGAGCGTTTCGGCCTGGTGTGGGACCTCAAGACCCCGCCGAAGTCGGTGCTGGAAAACACCAAGCAGCCGTCCAGCACCATCATCGACAAGACCGCCGGCCACCTGGTGGCGGGCTTTTCCGTGGACAAGCTGGCACAACAGATCCGGCAGAGCTGGAACAACAGCCACCACTGGGAAGAGTTCAAGGCACGCGCCCGCCAGGCCTTGGCCGACGGCGAGGCCTATCTGAGGTCCATCGAGCTGCCGTCGCTGCCGTCGCTGGAGGAAATGAAACGCAGGGCGCGCCGTAAGTTCGCCAACACGCCTTCGCTCGATCTGGCGGTGGTGCGGGCCCGCGAACAGCTGGCCCAGCGCGTGTCGCAGCGCCTGCTCGAGGACGTGCGTCGGGAACTGCCGCTGGCGGCCTGAAGCTCGTACATCGGATCGTGCAAGGCCGGCGCAAGCCGGCCTTGTCGTTCTACAACCAGTACTCGATGATGCGCGCGCCGAATTCCTTCAGGCGTTCGCCGTAACCGCGCCGCGACCAGTCGGCCAGCGTCACCGGTGTGGCCAGCGCCAGGTCCCGTTCGAACAACGCCTCCATCTCGCGCGCGAAACTCTCGCCGAGAATCACGGCGTTGACTTCGTCGTTGTGCAGGAAACTGCGCCAGTCGAGATTGGCCGAGCCGACGTTCGACCATACCCCGTCGATGACCGCGGTCTTGG
This genomic interval carries:
- the fabR gene encoding HTH-type transcriptional repressor FabR — its product is MKPMLRKGGIEREQVIAAALKLLGPNRSVSTLSLREVAREAGIAPNSFYRHFRDMDELAVALIDLAGGQLRQIIREARLRVSAGGEVIRPSVEAFMEQLEAEEQLLHILLREGSVGSDAFRQAVDRELRYFEDELRDDLIRLSQVEWPMAYQPALVAKAITRLVFAMGATAMDQPRERRREITEQTIEMVRMIVVGAQTLARDAPPAR
- a CDS encoding fatty acid desaturase; translated protein: MSTAASANPALVVDDSVRPTVIPFVLFHLAVLGVFWSGFTTGAVITCIALYVVRVFGITAGYHRLLSHRAYKAGRVTQFLIVLCGAMAMQRGPLWWAAKHREHHRDSDTPADAHSPRHYGFWGAHVGWIFRKRADADMSLIQDFAKYPELRWLQKHEYAPGMLLGIACFLIGGAPGLFVGFVLSTMLVYHATFMINSLAHVFGKQRYLTGDDSRNNWLLAIIAMGEGWHNNHHYYPASARNGFFWYEYDATWYVLKLLERFGLVWDLKTPPKSVLENTKQPSSTIIDKTAGHLVAGFSVDKLAQQIRQSWNNSHHWEEFKARARQALADGEAYLRSIELPSLPSLEEMKRRARRKFANTPSLDLAVVRAREQLAQRVSQRLLEDVRRELPLAA